The following coding sequences are from one Streptomyces sp. NBC_01232 window:
- a CDS encoding AfsR/SARP family transcriptional regulator: protein MPSPSAQTAVPPGLLRFSVLGPLTVHRDDRTLPLGPLKQRVVLATLLGSANSPVTVDALTDAVWQDEPPRTARKNLQVYVSALRALLADDDRDRPRLAHTGGGYVLRVAEDELDLLRFRSLVRAAEGQEPRTAARLLRQALDLWQGPPLGDDLRQSPRLTEEAERLELHHLSAYESWAEAELELGGAAAVVEGLRDLVERHPLRERLRSAWMCALSGSGRQAEALAAYDDYRQLLARELGLDPGGAMTARYRMILAGDGRSGAGGAARPPAAVSSAAGPSTALPPDLVDFTGHGEELGALTDLLEADGAGRTVLLSGPAGAGKTALAVRAAHLLGDRFPDGRLCVSLRDEDGRTRPLPTVLAELGERTGRIGLSGPEAWREWLAEHRVLVILDDVPDERAVRPLLPCGGRGRMLLTARGQLGGLAPVHRICVPPLGTAESMQLLAGLVGRSRVRADREAALRIVRACGGSPLAVRVSGMRLAVLRHVPLREFADRLTDPAGALDELASGDVSVRRWLAHGWEALPEEWGRDTGRLAAGTGEGPFGLTEAAEALGCDERHAVRKVEALIDAGMVTSPCGEVTAHAAQYELPHLIRMYVRGSGLGIPVPVSG, encoded by the coding sequence ATGCCGAGTCCGTCAGCGCAGACCGCAGTGCCACCCGGCCTGCTCAGGTTCTCCGTCCTCGGCCCGCTCACGGTCCACCGGGACGACCGGACGCTGCCCCTCGGCCCGTTGAAGCAGCGGGTCGTGCTGGCAACCCTGCTCGGCTCGGCCAACAGCCCGGTGACCGTCGACGCGTTGACCGACGCGGTCTGGCAGGACGAGCCCCCGCGCACCGCCCGCAAGAACCTCCAGGTGTACGTCAGCGCCCTGCGCGCGCTGCTCGCGGATGACGACCGCGACCGGCCGCGGCTCGCCCACACAGGAGGCGGCTACGTGCTGCGCGTGGCGGAGGACGAGCTCGACCTCCTGAGGTTCCGCTCCCTGGTGCGGGCCGCCGAGGGGCAGGAGCCCCGCACGGCCGCCCGACTGCTGCGCCAGGCCCTCGACCTGTGGCAGGGGCCACCGCTGGGCGACGATCTGCGGCAGTCGCCCCGGCTGACGGAGGAGGCCGAGCGGCTGGAGCTGCACCACCTGAGCGCCTACGAGAGCTGGGCGGAGGCGGAGCTGGAGCTGGGCGGCGCGGCGGCGGTGGTCGAGGGGCTGCGCGACCTGGTGGAGCGGCACCCGCTCCGGGAGCGGCTCCGGTCCGCCTGGATGTGCGCGCTGAGCGGGTCGGGCAGGCAGGCCGAGGCGCTCGCGGCGTACGACGACTACCGGCAGCTCCTCGCCCGGGAACTGGGCCTGGATCCGGGCGGCGCGATGACGGCCCGGTACCGGATGATCCTCGCGGGTGACGGCCGGTCCGGGGCGGGCGGGGCCGCCCGGCCGCCGGCCGCTGTGTCATCGGCGGCAGGGCCATCGACGGCCCTGCCGCCCGACCTCGTCGACTTCACCGGACACGGCGAGGAACTGGGGGCTCTCACGGACCTCTTGGAGGCAGACGGTGCCGGCCGCACCGTACTGCTGTCCGGCCCTGCCGGGGCCGGCAAGACCGCGCTCGCCGTGCGGGCCGCCCATCTGCTGGGCGACCGGTTCCCCGACGGGCGGCTCTGCGTCTCCCTGCGTGACGAGGACGGCCGTACCCGCCCGCTGCCGACGGTGCTCGCGGAGCTCGGCGAACGGACCGGCCGGATCGGGCTGTCCGGGCCCGAGGCGTGGCGGGAGTGGCTTGCGGAGCACCGCGTGCTGGTGATCCTGGACGACGTGCCCGACGAACGCGCCGTACGACCGCTGCTCCCGTGCGGCGGGCGGGGCAGGATGCTGCTCACCGCGCGCGGCCAGCTGGGCGGTCTCGCGCCCGTGCACCGGATCTGCGTCCCACCGCTCGGCACCGCCGAGTCGATGCAACTGCTCGCCGGGCTCGTCGGCCGGAGCCGGGTGCGGGCCGACCGGGAGGCCGCCCTGCGCATCGTGCGCGCCTGCGGCGGCTCGCCCCTGGCGGTCCGGGTGAGCGGGATGCGCCTCGCGGTGCTCCGCCACGTGCCGCTGCGGGAGTTCGCGGACCGGCTCACCGACCCCGCGGGGGCGCTGGACGAACTGGCCTCCGGGGACGTGTCCGTCCGGCGGTGGCTGGCCCACGGCTGGGAGGCGCTGCCGGAGGAATGGGGCCGGGACACGGGACGGCTGGCCGCCGGCACCGGGGAGGGTCCCTTCGGCCTGACCGAGGCGGCCGAGGCCCTCGGCTGCGACGAGCGGCACGCCGTACGGAAGGTGGAGGCGCTCATCGACGCCGGAATGGTGACTTCGCCCTGCGGTGAGGTGACCGCGCACGCGGCGCAGTACGAACTGCCGCACCTGATACGGATGTACGTGCGCGGCTCGGGGCTCGGGATCCCCGTGCCGGTCTCGGGCTGA